A window of Streptomyces sp. DG1A-41 contains these coding sequences:
- a CDS encoding oxygenase MpaB family protein: MTGADPGLFGPSSVTWQLHGDPMMWIAGIRALYLQALHPRAVRGVRQNSDFRRDAWGRLMRTANFVGTATYGTTEAAERAGARVRKIHSMLTATDPDTGERYGVDEPGLLLWVHCAEIDSYLDVLRRSGFRLTDAEADRYVAEHRESARLVGLDPAAVPADRAELAAYFEKVRPELAAGPEAREVDDFLLRPPTHPLLVPLREVLWRRVAQLAYASLPPYAHELYGRPAPAPATVTRQLRLTGLLLRRVPARVRWQLPPKHILRAMARLGPEARPAPYKLGRQAAILGGPGEGRANSYRGERRARWGRPG; the protein is encoded by the coding sequence ATGACCGGCGCGGACCCCGGGCTGTTCGGCCCCAGTTCGGTGACCTGGCAGCTGCACGGTGACCCCATGATGTGGATCGCCGGCATCCGGGCGCTCTACCTCCAGGCCCTGCACCCCCGCGCCGTACGCGGCGTCAGGCAGAACTCCGACTTCCGGCGTGACGCCTGGGGCCGCCTGATGCGCACCGCGAACTTCGTCGGCACGGCGACGTACGGCACCACGGAGGCCGCCGAGCGGGCGGGCGCCCGCGTCCGGAAGATCCACAGCATGCTGACGGCGACCGACCCGGACACCGGCGAGCGCTACGGCGTCGACGAACCCGGTCTGCTTCTCTGGGTGCACTGCGCCGAGATCGACTCCTACCTGGACGTCCTGCGCAGGTCCGGGTTCCGGCTCACCGACGCCGAGGCCGACCGCTACGTCGCCGAACACCGGGAGAGCGCACGCCTGGTGGGCCTCGACCCCGCCGCCGTGCCCGCCGACAGGGCCGAACTGGCGGCGTACTTCGAGAAAGTGCGCCCCGAACTGGCCGCCGGACCCGAGGCGCGCGAGGTGGACGACTTCCTGCTCCGCCCGCCGACGCATCCCCTTCTCGTACCGTTGCGCGAGGTGCTGTGGCGGCGCGTGGCACAACTGGCGTACGCCTCCCTGCCTCCGTACGCCCACGAGCTGTACGGCAGACCGGCCCCCGCACCCGCCACCGTCACCCGGCAACTGCGTCTCACCGGCCTCCTGCTGCGCCGCGTTCCCGCACGTGTGCGGTGGCAACTCCCGCCCAAACACATCCTGCGCGCCATGGCGAGGCTCGGCCCGGAGGCGCGTCCGGCGCCGTACAAACTCGGACGACAGGCCGCCATACTGGGTGGGCCAGGGGAGGGGCGGGCGAACAGCTACCGGGGGGAGCGTCGCGCGAGATGGGGGAGACCAGGCTGA
- a CDS encoding ABC transporter substrate-binding protein, translating into MRTTSRGLIAALTLTPLLAGCFAPSDSGDGTGAGANSGGRLRVALAVPPVQALSPYSNDATVLSKLSVAEGLTALDRDGTAKPALAKSWKQDDDTTWTFELRKAEFQDGTRLTAQSVVNALDHAGQAKPKPRVLSDVALTAKAEDADTVTLTTKSPDPVLPLRLASPALAILSAKAYGKDGAVSPVGTGTGPFEITRLSGKTKAKLDRFDGYWGGKAKAPGIDVSWIADGTARANALRGGEADIAEWIPTAQAKLLDKDTRHEVPSVRTDSLILNTGSGLFTDARLRAAARKAVDGSALVDSVFGGYADPAQGLFGPAVPWAADKRVAVTGRAEADTAAQVKAATKGRTLRLATYTNRAELPEAATVLQQQLEKAGFTVKQDVREYTQMEGDLLAGKYDALVFSRVTLLDTGDAVDYLASDFTSEGVYNIAGLKDGAVDKAIRAAAAERDTERRQEKIMRAEAEILRTDAVVPLVHEQAVQGIATGVEGVILDPRERSLVDLDTHIG; encoded by the coding sequence ATGCGCACCACCTCCCGCGGTCTCATAGCGGCGCTCACTCTCACCCCTCTGCTGGCCGGCTGCTTCGCACCGAGCGACAGCGGCGACGGCACGGGGGCCGGAGCGAATTCGGGCGGTCGGCTGCGGGTCGCGCTCGCCGTGCCGCCGGTGCAGGCGCTGTCCCCGTACAGCAACGACGCCACCGTGCTGAGCAAGCTGTCCGTCGCCGAGGGCCTGACCGCCCTCGACCGCGACGGCACGGCCAAGCCCGCGCTGGCGAAGTCCTGGAAGCAGGACGACGACACCACCTGGACCTTCGAACTGCGCAAGGCCGAGTTCCAGGACGGCACCCGGCTCACCGCCCAGTCCGTGGTCAACGCCCTCGACCACGCCGGGCAGGCCAAGCCCAAGCCCCGCGTGCTGAGCGACGTGGCCCTCACCGCCAAGGCCGAGGACGCCGACACGGTCACCCTCACCACCAAGTCCCCCGACCCCGTGCTGCCGCTGCGGCTGGCCAGTCCCGCGCTGGCGATCCTGTCGGCGAAGGCGTACGGCAAGGACGGCGCCGTCAGCCCGGTCGGCACCGGCACCGGCCCGTTCGAGATCACCCGGCTCAGCGGCAAGACCAAGGCGAAACTCGACCGCTTCGACGGCTACTGGGGCGGCAAGGCGAAGGCGCCCGGCATCGACGTGAGCTGGATCGCGGACGGCACCGCCCGCGCCAACGCGCTGCGCGGCGGCGAGGCCGACATCGCCGAGTGGATCCCCACCGCCCAGGCGAAGCTGCTCGACAAGGACACCCGGCACGAGGTGCCCTCCGTGCGCACCGACAGCCTGATCCTCAACACCGGCAGCGGCCTGTTCACCGACGCCCGTCTGCGCGCGGCCGCCCGGAAGGCCGTCGACGGTTCCGCCCTGGTCGACTCCGTTTTCGGCGGGTACGCCGACCCCGCGCAGGGCCTGTTCGGTCCCGCAGTGCCGTGGGCCGCCGACAAGCGGGTGGCCGTGACCGGCCGCGCCGAGGCCGACACCGCCGCCCAGGTGAAGGCCGCGACCAAGGGCAGGACGCTGCGGCTGGCCACCTACACCAACCGGGCCGAGCTTCCCGAGGCCGCCACCGTGCTCCAGCAGCAGCTGGAGAAGGCCGGGTTCACCGTGAAGCAGGACGTGCGCGAGTACACGCAGATGGAGGGCGACCTCCTCGCCGGGAAGTACGACGCCCTCGTCTTCTCGCGGGTGACGCTCCTCGACACCGGTGACGCGGTCGACTACCTCGCCAGCGACTTCACCAGCGAGGGCGTCTACAACATCGCCGGGCTGAAGGACGGCGCGGTGGACAAGGCCATCCGGGCCGCCGCCGCGGAGCGCGACACGGAACGCCGCCAGGAGAAGATCATGCGGGCGGAGGCGGAGATCCTGCGCACCGACGCCGTCGTTCCGCTGGTCCACGAGCAGGCGGTGCAGGGCATCGCCACCGGTGTCGAGGGCGTGATCCTCGACCCGCGCGAGCGCTCTCTCGTCGACCTCGACACGCACATCGGGTAG
- a CDS encoding ABC transporter permease subunit yields the protein MSIAHAPAARPSLWPAAAGRLLAGAALLGAVALLPWLTGADPARTVLRARSADQNPTAAELAAVREQLGLDEGPLPHLAHWLGGLPRGDAGVSWVSGEPIMPQVGTALSVSLTLMLGALVVTALVAALVCAGTVFLGSRRRLRQDRTGTTAAVLAALPKFLLASLLATVCGVWWGWFPSSGWEGPLSMVLPSLALGIPSGAMLGGLLDQALPAAFHEPWARTAYAVGLPPGNIARNALRRALPGMLPQVLPTVVALVGGAVAVEKIFNIPGLGRLALEAAVAQDLPVLQTATLALVLLGVGAGILIRALRHALLGRPLRDGALPALHRPPLIPPRSLRWITAACSVALLALVTAGLLRDPLQVDTAARLVSPSLEHPLGTDALGRDLLARLGHGALRTAGVAFAVTAVSAVTGLLLGMAPRASAGPTEVVSTLPAVLSGLLIAGVTGPTVWGAAIAVCVVGWSPYAAQTAALLEQERASGHIAASVALGAGRLHLLRHHLLPAVLPALLRNALLRLPTTVLVLASLGFLGLGEQPPTPEWGRLLSENQPYAELAPWTVLGPAAALVVLSVLAVTGSALGREKGE from the coding sequence ATGAGCATCGCCCACGCCCCCGCCGCCCGCCCGTCCCTCTGGCCGGCGGCGGCCGGCCGTCTGCTCGCCGGAGCCGCGCTGCTCGGCGCGGTGGCGCTGCTGCCGTGGCTGACCGGCGCGGATCCGGCCCGCACGGTGCTGCGGGCCCGCTCTGCCGACCAGAACCCGACAGCCGCGGAACTGGCCGCCGTACGGGAGCAATTGGGGCTGGACGAGGGGCCGCTCCCGCATCTCGCGCACTGGCTGGGCGGCCTGCCGCGCGGGGACGCGGGCGTCTCGTGGGTCTCCGGCGAACCGATCATGCCGCAGGTGGGGACCGCCCTGTCGGTCTCGCTGACGCTGATGCTGGGCGCGCTCGTGGTGACCGCCCTGGTGGCCGCGCTGGTGTGTGCCGGCACCGTGTTCCTCGGCTCCCGGCGCCGACTGCGGCAGGACCGGACGGGCACCACTGCCGCCGTGCTGGCCGCGCTGCCGAAGTTCCTGCTCGCCTCGCTGCTGGCCACCGTGTGCGGGGTCTGGTGGGGGTGGTTCCCGTCCAGCGGCTGGGAGGGGCCGCTGTCGATGGTGCTGCCCTCGCTCGCCCTCGGCATCCCGTCGGGCGCGATGCTCGGCGGGCTGCTCGACCAGGCGCTGCCCGCCGCCTTCCACGAACCGTGGGCGCGCACGGCGTACGCCGTCGGGCTCCCGCCCGGCAACATCGCCCGCAACGCGCTGCGCCGCGCCCTGCCCGGCATGCTGCCGCAGGTGCTGCCGACCGTCGTGGCCCTCGTCGGCGGCGCGGTAGCGGTGGAGAAGATCTTCAACATCCCCGGGCTCGGCCGGCTCGCCCTGGAGGCCGCCGTCGCGCAGGACCTTCCGGTGCTCCAGACCGCGACCCTGGCGCTGGTCCTGCTCGGCGTGGGCGCCGGCATCCTGATCCGGGCCCTGCGCCACGCGCTCCTCGGCCGCCCCCTGCGCGACGGCGCCCTGCCGGCCCTGCACCGGCCCCCGCTCATCCCGCCGCGCTCCCTGCGCTGGATCACCGCGGCCTGTTCGGTGGCCCTGCTCGCCCTTGTCACGGCGGGCCTCCTGCGCGACCCCTTGCAGGTCGACACGGCGGCGCGGCTGGTGTCCCCCTCCCTCGAACACCCCCTGGGCACGGACGCGCTGGGCCGGGATCTGCTGGCCCGGCTGGGCCACGGGGCGCTGCGCACGGCCGGTGTCGCCTTCGCCGTGACGGCGGTCAGCGCGGTCACCGGGCTCCTGCTGGGCATGGCACCGCGGGCGAGCGCCGGTCCGACGGAGGTCGTGTCGACCCTGCCCGCGGTCCTCTCCGGACTGCTGATCGCGGGCGTGACCGGGCCGACGGTGTGGGGCGCGGCGATCGCGGTCTGCGTGGTCGGCTGGAGCCCGTACGCCGCCCAGACCGCGGCGCTGCTCGAACAGGAACGCGCGAGCGGTCACATCGCCGCGTCCGTCGCGCTCGGCGCGGGACGGCTGCACCTGCTGCGCCACCACCTCCTCCCCGCCGTCCTGCCGGCCCTCCTCCGCAACGCCCTGCTGCGGCTGCCGACCACCGTCCTGGTCCTGGCCTCGCTCGGCTTCCTGGGCCTCGGCGAACAGCCGCCCACCCCCGAGTGGGGCCGGCTCCTGTCGGAGAACCAGCCGTACGCCGAACTCGCCCCCTGGACGGTGCTCGGTCCGGCCGCCGCGCTGGTGGTGCTCTCCGTGCTGGCGGTGACGGGCAGCGCGCTGGGACGCGAGAAGGGCGAGTAG
- a CDS encoding FAD-binding oxidoreductase, with protein MKTIPYWIETAGAFPDRSGKPLTEDTDLVVVGAGLTGLSTALHSARKGARVTLVEKGQIGSGASARNGGMANLGFTIGVNQAIRRYGLERAREIYNSYGEAVDTVERLVNEESIDCQFSRVGRLGVASRPAHFESKKAQQRDLAKYFGHETTLIGKAELRSEIGSDAYHGGLLDPFSAALHVGRFVRGMAEACERTGVEIHERNAAIGVRRTATGRYEVSTERGVIRAGQVMMATDAYTDKNFPWLRRQQVCLGSFIIVTEPLGEELARDIIPKARLIVDSNQVCHYFRLTPDNRLLFGGRARFAPSDPTSDKKSGAVLFREMCAIFPQLARTKVEYVWGGSVGFAMDRIVHAGQTEDGVYYSMGYAGHGVQMATHMGQVMAEVMDGHPEVSPVRDLAPPRIPLYNGTAWFLPFAGAYYKTLDRIR; from the coding sequence ATGAAGACCATCCCGTACTGGATAGAAACCGCCGGGGCGTTCCCCGACCGGTCCGGCAAGCCACTGACCGAGGACACCGACCTGGTGGTCGTCGGCGCCGGCCTGACGGGTCTGTCCACCGCCCTGCACTCCGCCCGCAAGGGCGCCCGTGTCACCCTCGTCGAGAAGGGCCAGATCGGTTCCGGGGCCTCCGCGCGCAACGGCGGCATGGCGAACCTGGGCTTCACGATCGGCGTCAACCAGGCCATCCGCCGCTACGGACTCGAGCGGGCCCGCGAGATCTACAACTCCTACGGCGAGGCCGTGGACACCGTCGAGCGGCTCGTGAACGAGGAGTCCATCGACTGTCAGTTCAGCCGCGTCGGACGCCTGGGCGTCGCGTCCCGCCCCGCGCACTTCGAGAGCAAGAAGGCCCAACAGCGCGACCTGGCCAAGTACTTCGGCCACGAGACCACTCTGATCGGCAAGGCCGAGCTGCGTTCCGAGATCGGATCCGACGCCTACCACGGCGGCCTGCTAGACCCGTTCAGCGCCGCCCTGCACGTCGGCCGCTTCGTCCGCGGCATGGCCGAGGCGTGCGAGCGCACCGGTGTCGAGATCCACGAGCGCAACGCGGCCATCGGCGTGCGGCGTACCGCCACCGGCCGTTACGAGGTCAGCACCGAGCGCGGTGTGATCCGCGCCGGGCAGGTAATGATGGCCACCGACGCCTACACCGACAAGAACTTCCCGTGGCTGCGCCGCCAGCAGGTCTGTCTGGGCAGCTTCATCATCGTGACCGAGCCGCTCGGCGAGGAGCTCGCCCGGGACATCATCCCGAAGGCCCGCCTCATCGTCGACTCCAACCAGGTCTGCCACTACTTCCGGCTCACCCCCGACAACCGGCTGCTGTTCGGCGGCCGCGCCCGCTTCGCACCGTCCGACCCCACCTCGGACAAGAAGAGCGGGGCCGTCCTGTTCCGTGAGATGTGCGCGATCTTCCCCCAACTCGCCCGGACGAAGGTCGAGTACGTGTGGGGCGGCTCCGTCGGCTTCGCGATGGACCGCATCGTGCACGCCGGGCAGACCGAGGACGGCGTGTACTACTCCATGGGATACGCGGGCCACGGCGTGCAGATGGCCACGCACATGGGGCAGGTCATGGCCGAGGTGATGGACGGCCACCCCGAGGTCAGCCCGGTGCGAGACCTGGCCCCGCCCCGCATCCCCCTCTACAACGGCACCGCCTGGTTCCTGCCCTTCGCGGGCGCCTACTACAAGACGCTGGACCGCATTCGCTGA
- a CDS encoding NAD-dependent succinate-semialdehyde dehydrogenase, translating into MTVVHDVPKQLYIGGRWQDAESGRTLSVDNPATGEELCQVADASPADGRRAAEAAVAAQAAWAATPPRVRSEILRRAYDIIIARTEDLALLMTLEMGKPLTEARAEVAYAAEFFRWFSEEAVRIDGGLTTAPDGKNRLLVTRQPVGPCLLITPWNFPLAMGTRKIGPAIAAGCTMVLKPAPQTPLSSLALAGILTEAGLPEGVLNIVTTTDAAGVVEPLLRGGQIRKLSFTGSTQVGRILLAQCADTVIRTSMELGGNAPLIVFDDADLDVAVEGTMVAKMRNMGESCCAANRIYVHTSVAEEFATRLATRMAALKVGPGTEPGIDVGPLIDIAGRAKAHDVVRDAVKRGATVLTGGELPEGPGCFYPPTVLTGVSADSAIIDTEVFGPVAAILTFDDEDEAVAAANDTEFGLAAYLFTQNLDRALRVSERLESGMIGLNTGLVSNPAAPFGGVKQSGLGREGGRVGIEEFLEYKYIAVPVGA; encoded by the coding sequence ATGACTGTCGTCCACGACGTTCCCAAGCAGCTGTACATCGGCGGTCGCTGGCAGGACGCGGAGTCCGGCCGGACGCTGTCCGTCGACAACCCGGCCACCGGCGAGGAACTGTGCCAGGTCGCCGACGCCTCCCCGGCCGACGGCCGGCGTGCCGCCGAGGCGGCGGTCGCCGCGCAGGCGGCCTGGGCCGCCACCCCGCCCCGGGTGCGCAGCGAGATCCTGCGCCGCGCCTACGACATCATCATCGCGCGCACTGAGGACCTCGCGCTGCTGATGACCCTGGAGATGGGCAAGCCCCTGACCGAGGCGCGTGCCGAAGTCGCATACGCCGCCGAGTTCTTCCGCTGGTTCTCCGAGGAAGCCGTCCGCATCGACGGCGGGCTGACCACCGCCCCGGACGGCAAGAACCGCCTCCTGGTCACCCGCCAGCCCGTCGGCCCCTGCCTGCTCATCACCCCCTGGAACTTCCCGCTCGCCATGGGCACGCGCAAGATCGGCCCAGCCATCGCCGCCGGCTGCACCATGGTCCTCAAGCCCGCCCCCCAGACCCCGCTGTCCTCCCTCGCCCTCGCCGGCATCCTCACCGAAGCCGGCCTGCCCGAGGGCGTGCTGAACATCGTCACCACCACCGACGCCGCCGGAGTCGTCGAACCCCTGCTGCGCGGCGGCCAGATCCGCAAACTCTCCTTCACCGGCTCCACCCAGGTCGGCCGCATCCTGCTGGCCCAGTGCGCCGACACCGTCATACGCACCTCCATGGAGCTGGGCGGCAACGCCCCCCTCATCGTCTTCGACGACGCCGACCTCGACGTGGCCGTCGAAGGCACCATGGTCGCCAAGATGCGCAACATGGGCGAGTCCTGCTGCGCCGCCAACCGCATCTACGTCCACACCTCCGTCGCCGAGGAGTTCGCCACCCGCCTCGCCACCCGCATGGCGGCCCTGAAGGTCGGCCCCGGCACCGAACCCGGCATCGACGTCGGCCCCCTCATCGACATCGCCGGCCGCGCCAAGGCCCACGACGTCGTCCGCGACGCGGTCAAGCGCGGAGCCACCGTCCTCACCGGCGGTGAACTCCCCGAAGGGCCAGGCTGCTTCTACCCGCCCACCGTGCTCACCGGCGTCTCCGCCGACTCCGCCATCATCGACACCGAAGTCTTCGGGCCGGTCGCCGCCATCCTCACCTTCGACGACGAGGACGAGGCCGTCGCCGCCGCCAACGACACCGAATTCGGCCTCGCCGCCTACCTGTTCACCCAGAACCTCGACCGTGCCCTGCGCGTCAGCGAACGCCTCGAAAGCGGCATGATCGGCCTCAACACCGGACTCGTTTCCAACCCCGCCGCCCCCTTCGGCGGCGTCAAGCAGTCCGGCCTGGGCCGCGAAGGCGGACGCGTCGGCATCGAGGAGTTCCTGGAGTACAAGTACATCGCAGTCCCCGTCGGAGCCTGA
- a CDS encoding serine/threonine-protein kinase produces MGETRLIHGRYRLLDLIGRGGMGEVWRARDESLGLHVAVKCLKPLGPNHDHAFTRVLRERFRREARVAAALQHRGITVVHDFGESDGVLYLVMELLDGRNLSQLLEDNKQHPLPVADVVEIAEQVAAALAYCHEQGIVHRDLKPANIVRIGDGTVKICDFGIARLGHDIGFTSRLTGTGIAMGTPHYMSPEQIGGTEVDQRSDLYSFGCVLYEIATGVPPFDLDDAWAILVGHRDTPPRPPREHRPELPGYLERVILDLLAKEPDERPGDARELARRISAHRAAPAYVPTVVAARPAPGAMAHAGRLPSWTHGMTTGHKAAGAGLRTTPPDPAAGLSGEWIARPATGPVEEPAPEERPAPSPEVLTALAGRHNAGLSLGRLGRWAEAGEVHRAVAAERAHLLGPDHPDTLTSRYEVAFTLSRTGRAPDALREYKHVAEARIRTLGADHPDTLAARQEMAYVLGQLGRPFDAHRVYTSVLTARERTMGPDHPDTLRCRHNLAFNLSRLGRLEDSCRMAREVAAARARVLGPDHPDTLVTRYEVAYALGQLGRWAEALETYREVAEARSGALGPDHPDTLAARHEIGISLGRLGRSAEALDFYSALAEDRTRVQGPTHPETLRARHGRCVNLGRLGRWEEALAESRDVSAVRERVLGPDHPDTLVSRREVAVGLGWLGRWAEALTEYRRVAAARERVLGADHPDTLASRNDEAHCLQQLGRSDEAVALYRRVAALRGQRASAGG; encoded by the coding sequence ATGGGGGAGACCAGGCTGATCCACGGCCGGTACCGGCTGCTCGACCTGATCGGGCGCGGCGGCATGGGCGAGGTGTGGCGGGCGCGGGACGAGTCCCTGGGCCTGCACGTCGCCGTCAAGTGCCTCAAACCGCTGGGCCCGAACCACGACCACGCGTTCACCCGCGTGCTGCGGGAACGGTTCCGCCGGGAGGCCCGGGTGGCCGCCGCGCTCCAGCACCGCGGCATCACCGTCGTGCACGACTTCGGCGAGTCCGACGGCGTCCTCTACCTCGTCATGGAACTGCTGGACGGCCGCAACCTCAGCCAGCTCCTGGAGGACAACAAGCAGCACCCGCTGCCGGTCGCGGACGTCGTGGAGATCGCCGAGCAGGTCGCCGCCGCCCTCGCCTACTGCCACGAACAGGGCATCGTGCACCGCGATCTGAAGCCCGCAAACATCGTGCGGATCGGCGACGGCACGGTGAAGATCTGCGACTTCGGCATCGCACGCCTCGGCCACGACATCGGCTTCACCTCCCGGCTGACCGGCACCGGCATCGCCATGGGCACCCCGCACTACATGTCCCCGGAGCAGATCGGCGGCACCGAGGTCGACCAGCGCAGCGACCTGTACTCGTTCGGCTGCGTGCTGTACGAGATCGCCACCGGCGTACCGCCGTTCGACCTCGACGACGCCTGGGCGATCCTCGTCGGCCACCGCGACACCCCGCCCCGCCCGCCGCGCGAGCACCGCCCCGAACTGCCCGGATACCTCGAGCGGGTCATCCTGGACCTGCTCGCCAAGGAACCCGACGAACGGCCCGGCGACGCCCGCGAGCTGGCCCGCCGGATCAGCGCGCACCGGGCCGCGCCCGCGTACGTGCCGACCGTCGTGGCGGCCCGGCCCGCTCCCGGCGCGATGGCGCACGCGGGCCGGCTGCCGTCCTGGACCCACGGCATGACCACCGGCCACAAGGCGGCAGGCGCCGGACTGCGGACCACGCCGCCGGACCCGGCGGCCGGCCTGTCCGGCGAGTGGATCGCGCGGCCCGCCACCGGCCCCGTCGAGGAACCCGCCCCCGAGGAGCGGCCCGCGCCGTCCCCGGAGGTCCTGACCGCCCTGGCCGGCCGGCACAACGCGGGCCTGAGCCTCGGCCGGCTCGGCCGCTGGGCGGAGGCGGGGGAGGTGCACCGGGCGGTCGCCGCCGAACGCGCGCACCTCCTCGGCCCCGACCACCCGGACACCCTCACCAGTCGCTACGAGGTCGCCTTCACCCTCAGCCGCACCGGCCGCGCCCCGGACGCCCTGCGCGAGTACAAGCACGTCGCCGAGGCCAGGATCCGCACGCTCGGCGCCGACCACCCCGACACACTCGCGGCCCGCCAGGAGATGGCCTACGTGCTCGGCCAGCTCGGCCGGCCCTTCGACGCCCACCGGGTGTACACGTCGGTGCTCACCGCCCGGGAGCGCACCATGGGGCCGGACCACCCGGACACCCTGCGCTGCCGGCACAACCTCGCCTTCAACCTCAGCCGCCTCGGCCGCCTGGAGGACTCCTGCCGCATGGCCCGCGAGGTGGCCGCCGCCCGTGCCCGGGTGCTCGGCCCGGACCACCCCGACACCCTGGTCACCCGCTACGAGGTCGCCTACGCACTCGGCCAGCTGGGCCGCTGGGCCGAGGCCCTGGAGACCTACCGCGAGGTCGCCGAGGCCCGCAGTGGTGCCCTCGGCCCCGACCACCCCGACACCCTCGCCGCCCGCCACGAGATCGGCATCAGCCTGGGCCGCCTCGGCCGCAGCGCGGAGGCCCTGGATTTCTACAGCGCCCTGGCCGAGGACCGCACCCGGGTCCAGGGCCCCACGCACCCCGAAACCCTGCGCGCCCGCCACGGCCGCTGCGTCAACCTCGGCCGGCTCGGCCGCTGGGAGGAGGCCCTCGCCGAGTCCCGCGACGTGAGCGCCGTCCGCGAGCGGGTCCTCGGCCCCGACCATCCGGACACCCTGGTCAGCCGCCGCGAGGTCGCCGTGGGCCTCGGCTGGCTGGGCCGCTGGGCCGAGGCGCTCACCGAGTACCGCCGGGTGGCCGCCGCCCGCGAACGCGTCCTCGGCGCGGACCACCCCGACACCCTCGCCAGCCGCAATGACGAAGCGCATTGCCTCCAGCAGCTGGGCCGCAGCGACGAGGCCGTGGCCCTGTACCGGAGGGTGGCGGCCCTGCGCGGGCAGCGGGCGTCGGCCGGGGGGTGA
- a CDS encoding D-2-hydroxyacid dehydrogenase, translating into MPDRLVVLHRGNRPPATGLIERLADTVYATEEELPYLLPGADALLAWVTITPAIRHAWPDTPEKAPRWVHASSAGVDALLFPALVEDPGVVLTNARGVYDQPTAEYVLGLILALAKDFPGTWEHQRRREWRPRPSDGITGRTVLVWGTGPIGRAIARLLRAVGMRVCGAGRKARADDPDFGTVHGSTTLPAALKEADYVVLAAPLTKDTRGMVDASVLAAMKPGARLINVGRGGLVDEEALIDHLAAGRLAGAALDVFGQEPLPARSPLWDMPGVMISPHTAGETTSEREALVEVFLDNLTRHIEGRPLRNVVDKRRGYVVDETRPV; encoded by the coding sequence ATGCCCGACCGACTCGTCGTCCTCCACCGGGGCAACCGGCCACCCGCCACCGGACTCATCGAACGCCTCGCGGACACCGTCTACGCCACCGAGGAGGAGCTGCCCTACCTCCTCCCCGGTGCCGACGCCCTCCTGGCCTGGGTCACCATCACCCCGGCCATCCGCCACGCCTGGCCCGACACCCCCGAGAAGGCACCTCGCTGGGTGCACGCTTCGTCCGCGGGTGTGGACGCCCTCCTCTTCCCCGCCCTGGTGGAGGATCCGGGCGTCGTTCTCACCAACGCCCGCGGCGTCTACGACCAGCCGACCGCCGAGTACGTCCTCGGTCTGATCCTCGCCCTCGCCAAGGACTTCCCCGGCACCTGGGAGCACCAGCGGCGTCGCGAGTGGCGTCCGCGGCCCAGTGACGGCATCACCGGACGCACGGTGCTGGTCTGGGGCACGGGCCCCATCGGCCGGGCCATCGCCCGGCTGCTGCGTGCCGTCGGGATGCGGGTCTGCGGCGCCGGCCGCAAGGCCCGCGCGGACGACCCCGACTTCGGCACGGTCCACGGCTCGACGACCCTGCCCGCCGCCTTGAAGGAGGCGGACTACGTCGTCCTGGCCGCGCCCCTCACCAAGGACACCCGGGGCATGGTCGACGCCTCCGTGCTGGCGGCCATGAAGCCGGGGGCCCGGCTGATCAACGTCGGCCGGGGCGGACTCGTCGACGAGGAGGCGCTCATCGACCACCTCGCCGCCGGCCGGCTCGCCGGCGCCGCCCTGGACGTCTTCGGCCAGGAGCCGCTGCCGGCCAGGTCGCCGCTGTGGGACATGCCCGGCGTGATGATCTCCCCGCACACGGCGGGCGAGACCACCAGCGAGCGGGAGGCGCTCGTCGAGGTGTTCCTCGACAACCTCACCCGGCACATCGAAGGCCGCCCTCTGCGCAACGTCGTCGACAAGCGGCGGGGCTACGTGGTCGACGAGACGCGCCCCGTCTGA